The Zavarzinella sp. sequence ATCATCTATACACTCTTCTACTGTATATAACACTTTCACAGCAAAAAAGTTTCCGGTTTTTTTGATTTTTTTTCGAATTCCCAAATCGGCAAACTGGGCGTTCCGATTATTGTTAGAATAAGTTTATGAGAACACTTGCACTTTTAGTTCTGTTCGTGGTTCTGAGCTGGTCGCAGATCGGCTTCAGCCAGATCAAATTTCAACTGGTCCCTGGTTATCGAATGACCCAACCTTCACTTACCAACCCAGGTGGGGGCCTGCGTTTGGTTCCTAATTCCCCTCAAGTATTTGTGCCGCAGGTATATCCGTTTCCTCACATTCCGCTTTATGCCCAGCAATACTACGTGCCGATCTACCTTCCTTTTCAGCAGAATTATTACCTGCAAGCCACACAATATCAGTGGGCTGCACCTGCAGCACCGCCAACTGCGCCCGTGCGACCGGCGATAACCACACCGCCGCAGCAAACACCTGTCAGCAAAGACTTTGCGAGAATCCGCATTGTGGCACCTTCAGGTTCTGTAGTGGTCTGGAACGAACGCGAATATACCGTCGGAAATGACCCACTGCTACTTGATTCTCCAGCACTCCGTTCTGGCCAGAGTTATTATTTCGAACTGGTCATCAAGTGGGAAAGTGATGGAAAGAAACTGGAAGATCGGAAAAATATTCAGGCACTTGCTGGAGATGAAAAATCTCTCATTTATCGCTGAGCAATGTCATGAAAAACTGATCATTTCCTGGTTTTCCAGCATCCAATTTTTAATACTTGCGGTTTGTTTGCCGGAATTGTCCATGCGTGGCACTTTGTGCTGCACACTGCCTTTGCCATTGGCCAGCATCCAGCGCAAAAATGCACCAGGTTTCACCACCAGGATTTGTGGCGGCAGCATGCTCAGGTCGTTCTGTCGGTGGGCATCGTAATCTTCATTCAAATGACATAACTCCTTATCCAGTAAGGAGATAAATTCATCGATGCTGGCTGGCAACTGACCAAACTCAACGAGGTACAGGTGGTGGCCTGGCTGTTTGGGATTATCCGGAAATACGGGCCCCACATGAAACTGAAATACGTTGCTGTGCGTTGCGTGGGCAGCGCTGGCGACCGCTTTTTCTAATTCTTCACTAATTAAGTGCTCACCAAATGCAGAAAGAAAATATTTTGTGCGGCCAGTGAAACGAATCAACGGTGGTGAAATCGATTCAAATTCAATGGTATCCCCCACCAGGTAAGACCATAGCCCCGCACAGGTCGTCAAAGCAACCGCATAAGGCACGCCGACCTCGGCAGTAGCCAGCGTGTGCCTTACCGGAAACGGGTTGGCTAATTGACCATCCTGAAACTGGTCCAGTGGGATAAATTCGAAAAAGATCTGATGATCAGGAATGATTCTCAATTTTTTGTAACGTGGGTCCTCCGTAGCCACAAACCCTTCGGAACAGGGATAAACTTCACAGAATTCCGTGTCGGGACCAATTTCGTTTTCAAACAGCTCGCGATACGGGTCGAATTTGATCCCACCGTGGATAATCAATTGCAACTGTGGCCAGATATCAGCAATTTTGTTCTTGCCAGTGATTTGCTTCAAACGATCAAACAACAGTAAGATCCATGATGGTACCCCGCTTATTGCTGTGATCGGTAATTTAGCAGCAGCTTCTGCCAGTTTGTTCACTTTCACCGTCCAATCGGCAATTCCACTCAGCTCCATCGGGGGAAAGGTGTAAGGTTGAGTTAATGATGGCACTTCGATGGCGGCAATCGCACTCAAGTCGCCCGCCCGGCTGTTGTTCGTTTCCGTACGAAGGTTGGTGTTTCCTGCCAGAAAAAAGAACTTGCCACTAAATAACTTCTTCTGAGGAAAGGCGTTACGAAAAAAGCTCACTGTGGTGAATGCGGTCTTACGATTGGATGCCAGCATTTCTTTGGTGATCGGAATGTATTTCGTCGCTCCGCTGGTGGTACCAGAAGAAAGTGCATAATATGGGGGATTTTCAGGCCAGGTGGCCCCCGCCGTATTTGGGTAATGGTGCTGCCAGTAGTTTTTCCAGAAATCTTCGTAAGTCCTTACCGGCACTAGCTTTTGGTATTCTTCTACCGTGCGGATATGGGAAAACTGGTGATCAATTCCGAATTGTGTATGCCGTGCCGTGCGAAAGAGCCTGAAGAGAGTATCTTCCTGAATCTGGTTGACATCCATGGAATCAAGTGTCCTGACGCGCTTGCGGGCATATTGCACCAAACCGGCATCTGCAACCGTGCGTGCCAGTCGATTACCAACAACCAAATCCCAAAACATACTTAGATCCCAGTGTTGACTTACAAAAATTGTATGTTTTTAGAAAAAATGAAAAAAAATCAGTTGCAATAAATTTTCTGTGAAGGTAATGTGTAAGTGGTTTATTATTTTTAATAACTCCTTTCTCTTTCTTGAGGAAAATCTCATGTTTGGTTACTCTCCACCAAACCGAAAAGCGTTCACATTGATTGAATTGCTGGTTGTGATTGCCATTATTGCCATTTTGATTGGCCTTTTGCTCCCCGCCGTGCAGAAAGTGCGGGAAGCTGCAAATCGTTCCAAATGCACCAATAACCTGAAGCAAATTGGTGTAGCACTCCATGCCTACCACGATGTAACAGGGTATTTGCCATCGGCAGGTGTATCTGACCAAGCCCCTTATGGAACTGGTGGCAGTGGCTGGGGTTCTGCGTGGACAGTTTTTATCCTGCCATACATAGAGCAGGACAACATTTATCGACAATTGGTTTTCACAGGTCAGTCTGGCTGGGGTGCTGCGGCTACCAACAATTTAACGGTAACCAGAAACGTTAAGATCAACACCTACCTTTGCCCTTCTTCACCAGTAGGTGACACAGCTCCAAGCCCCATGAGTGGCATTGGTGTCGCACAAGCTAACCACTATGTATCTGTATGTGGTGCTGTGCCTGGATTAATTCCAGGTTTCACGGAAACCCGTACATGGGTTGGCAATCCTGCTACTGCAGGGTGCTGCGTCGGTGGGATTCTCGGTGGTGGTGGTGCTATGGTTCCAGGAGTTACCAAAGTAACGCTACCTACTATTCAGGATGGAACAAGTAACACTATACTCATCAGCGAACAGAATGATTTTCTTTTTACACAGAATGGATCAAAGGTTCGATGGGGAACTGGTTTGTTACATGGCTGGATGATTGGCTGGCATTCCAGCACTTCTACGTGGAATGGTGGCTCCACGGATGCCCGGATCTTCCAGGGAACTACCGTGCGTTACCGGATCAATCAGAAAACTGGTTGGACCAACGCACCAGGGCACTGCGGTGCTTCAGGTGTTTGCGATAACATTGGCACGAATATTCCATTGAACTCTGCCCACACCGGTGGGGTGAATGCTCTGTTCGGCGATGGTTCAGTGAAGTTCCTGCGGGATTCCACCCAACTGAACATTCTGGCTCAATTGGCCACCCGTGACGATGGTATCCCCGTAACACTCGACTAGTGAATTGGTTTCCGGTATAGAATGCATCTTTGAACTACCGGAAATTCTTGTCATGGCACAATGGATTCTTTCTCCCACTCACCAGTGCAGTGGGATATCCCGCATTTTTGAATTCTGCAACGACGATGGTTTGCCTGCAATGCGTCCCTATACCTGCGGGCACGCTGCCGCCTCTACATTTCTGACCTACCACGGAGTTGTAAAGCCAGAAGAGCAATCAGCACTGCAGATCATGTCCGCGATCCAGATGCATTTCCCGGCAGATACAATGGGTGGATATTTTGGTGTCAGCCGCAGACGAATGGAAAAAATTTGCCGAAATGCTGGTTTGAAACTCACAGTTGTGAAAGGAATCTCAGAATTAAAAGCCAGCTTGGATCGGTGCGAGCCAGTCATTGTGGTCACCTGGGTACCAGGTCCCGTCATTTTGGGCAAGATGTTGCCACAGGGTCACTGGATGGTCGCCTACGCATACGATGAAAGCCACATCTACCTGACCAACAAGTTCGGTGGCTGCATGACTTGGGAATTGTTCAGCAAATCGTGGGACCACTGGTTACCCGGACTGATTCAGATGAGAAACACCGGAATTACGACGACTGCCGCTTTTTAAGCCCGCGGACATAACGATAATACCCATCCAACTTGTACTTTTTCGCGGTATTTCCTGAAGACATGAATCTGATTGATCCAAATACCTGACGCTCGGGTGCCCATGGTCTGTCGAATAACCCGAAGCACCACAAAATTCCCGTGTAAGAGTTGGGATCTCTGCCATCAAGCGCGTATTTGTTGTTCAAATGTTCCAGAACAGTGTACGCAGTCTGATGATCAGGCGACCATTCCAGCACCTTTTTTCCCCACAGCATTCGCAGATAGTTGTGAATTTTGCCTGTGGTCACTAATTCTGTCTGAGCGGCATTCCATAGTTCATCGTGCGTTGCAGAGTTTTCCCACTCCTGCAGAGAATAGGTGTAATCCCGTTGATCCCGATCGTGCTTGCCAAGGGTTACCTGGGCCCACTCTGGCAGGGTGCTTTTCAAATCGTAGTACGTAGGAATCGTTTCGCCATCGAGATCCACGAGCCGAACCTGTGGGATGCCATGTTGCTTATTGCGACAATGATGCCAGTGGTAGCCGACATCACGCCAGGTGAGGGCTTCATCAAGAAAACTGTTCACATTGGGATCACCACAAAAATACCCTTCCCGCTTATTTTTGTTAGCAAGGTTCATTTTGTCAGGCGTCCACGGTTCATCGTGGTGCAGCACACGATTGACCACATCCTGAATAGCAAGATGGCCATTTCGCAAGTAGACACTTAATCCACTTGCTGCCGTGCGGGCAGGATCGTCCGGATTGTTCCTGCCTTCCGAATAATTGTGTAACTTGTTTGTGACAAAATAATCCAGTGCGTTTTGGGCAGCAACTGCACCACCTGCTGTGGTGGCAACGGGTGTTACAGATTGATCAATTGGTAACATCGAAACCACTTCGGCGGGATCTTCCCAGTCTTCCCACAATTCAAAAGGTGGAGCCACCACCGAACGATTAACCAGACGTTCCAGGGGATTTGCAGTTGCTTGTTGCCCATAACTTTCCACAAACAATCGATGGATCCGCGGGCGAATGTGGGCCGCTGCCTTCACCTGCTCGCCCAGCAGTTCCAGTGGAATCATGCAGTTACTATCCACTGCAACCATTTGCACATCAGTTTTCCCTGCAACTGCTGCCGATTGCTGCGGGACGATAAACACGGGGTAATCATCTGTGACAATCAAACTGGCGTTCTTCACGATCCCATGTAGCAGCCCACGTGCGGGCTGACTTGCTGTTTCCAGATAAGGCCAGTAATTGACACCTAACTTCTTTGCTGCAAAGTAGTTATCCTTCATTCCCTGCAACAAAAACGTGTGGTGGCGTGCGTTTGCCCACGGGTAATCGAGTCGCAATCCTTCATAAATAACCAATGGGTGTTTCAGCTCATTGGCCATATGAACTGCGTAATCTAAAGCATGGTTACTTGTCATGCGTCTGGAAATCTGCATCCAGTAGAAAACATAAGACCCACTTGGATTCAGAGGTGCGTCATTCAACTTGCGAATGCGGTAATCGTTAAAAGTTGGCATAAGTTCCCAAACGAACGCTTATTAAACATCAATAGCCAGCTTGAAACAGAAATAAAATGAGAATTGATTAATATTTTGGGATTTTTGGATCGATCAATCTGCTCCAGGCATCGATGCCACCTGCCATGCTGGCAACATTGGCTGCACCGTGCTGCTGCAGGATTGCCGCACCCGATAAACTACGCACCCCGTGGTGGCAGTAAACAATAATTGGCTTGGTCAGATCCAGCTCATCGTGACGTTCGGACAATTCACCCAAAGGAATTAAAATACTCTCATGGATGTGGGCGTATTCATACTCCCACGGTTCACGAACATCGACAAGTAAGACATCTTCGGTTTGAGCAAGCAGCTCTGCCGCCTGTGTGGGGTGGATTTGTTTAATCATTCTTCTGTACTCGTGATGTCTGGCAATGAGAGTTTTTTCAGATATTCCCGTTCTTTTTGTCGCATTAGAATCTGCTCTTCATCATCATGATCATCGTAACCACAAAGATGAAGGGCACCGTGGATGCTGTACAAGATCAGTTCATTTTCAACTGCGTGACCACGTTCTGCTGCCTCCCGCATTGCCACTTCCACACCAATCACAATTTCACCTTCCAGCAATTTCGACTTTTTGCCTGAGTATGGAAAAGTGAGCACATCTGTGGGGCCTTCGTGCTGCAAAAATTGCATATTCAGACGTGCAATTGTCTGATCTTCAACAAAAGCGAGCACAATTTTAGCATTCCCTACTTTTTCACCTTCCAGCACCGTCGTCACTGCGGTGCGTAATTGCTGGAAGGGCAATTCCATTTTTTCCTGCGGGCTGGAAATCGACACTTTAATCATTGGATTCCCCCATGCCAATTTGACCTGGCTCCAGTGGTGGTAGCCCCAGTTCCGCGCGTGCAACAAGCAATTCCTGCATTAGAAATTGACGGGTTTTCATCTGATCCTGCAAAATTTCTTCAGTTAACTCTACCGGACCATGGACGCCAAACGAAATTGCACGCCAGAAGTCAATCGACTTGTTTTTTCCAGGTGGCCCTTTGAAGTACGAAGTAAAACTGCCCCAATTCCCTTCGATCCAGACACAATACACAGGAATGGTGGGTCGGTCCTGAAGAATATGCCATATTCCGCGTCCAAAGCGGCGAAGCACCTGGCTTTCCTTGCGTCGCAAATATGCTTCAGGAAAGATAACGACGCACTCTCCACGGTCCAGTGCGGCAACGGCCTCCTGCAACTCAGGTGCCTCTTTTCGAAAACCAGCATCAGCCACCCGAATAGTGCCCACCAGTTTCATCAGAGGATAAATGAGTTTTTTATCATAAAAAGCACTCGTCATCAGTGGTGTCATTGGGCTGGGGACAATTTTGCCTAACAGTACCGGATCCATGTAGGCGGCGTGGTTGGCGATAATGATGCACGGCCCACGTGTGGGTAAAATTGCTTGCCCACTGGTACGGAACCGGTAAACAGGCCAAAGAAGCAGTTCCAGTAACGCCTCGAAGGCGGGCAAAGTAAAGTTGAGAATAAACAGGATCAGTATGCCAAAAGAACTGACAATCGTTGCAAGTACCCAATATTTCTGAAGTTGTGGCGAATTTTGTGGCAACAGATACGCCAGGATGACCGTAAAGGCGAGTCCCAGTACCCAGCCAACAATTGCCCATGTGGTAGTGAAAATCGGCGAAATGTGATTGGTCCACAGGTTGTAAAGGTGAACAATCGGTGTTGTTGCCATCCCGATGCCAATACCCACCAGAATCAGATTCCATGTCCAGTGGTGGCTAAAATAACCCACCGTGGTACCGATCAGGATAAGTACAGGACCATAAACAAGGCCAGCAGCAACGCGATACGAGTGCCGCTGAAACCAACTGAAAAGAGCACCTCCCGCAACTGAAAGACCAAACCAGAGCATTGTTTTTGGGAAAGTCGGGTTTGTTGCATCGGTGAAAAAGTTACTCCGTAACACTCCTGCCAGCAAAGCACTTAGTGTGAATGCCCACCAGACAATCCCAAACCAGCACGCTCTCCCAAAGCGGGAAAACCAGATCTGTGCTCCAGCCTGAAACAGACGACGCTGCACACCAAAAGTGCGATCGGCGTTCTGTGGGGGATTTGCCCACAAGCAAGTAGTAACCAAGCTGATCAATGAGAAAATGAACACACTCTCAGAAATTCCAAGTTGCAACCGACTGCCCACCAGTAGTGCAAGGGTGCTGCCCGCAAACATAGCAGCCAGAATAGCCCCCAGCAAGACAGGTTTTGACCACCCACTTTGCTGCAATGTGGAGTTCAGTGAAATGTTCCCAATGACCAGGTTTGTTGCAAGAAGAATTCCAATCAAGCCAATAAAACTGAGCCAGGGGGCATTTTCGTTGAAGAAAAATAACAGCACGATGATGCAGATCAACGCCTGAATGGTGATTGCAAACGACTTCAATTGTGAAAAGCGGTGCAACAATCCCAAGGCGGGTGCCGCAAGCAACATCGGGAAAAAGAAAAACCCAAGAACCAACGCAATCTGCTTCGGCTGATAGCTGAAAATGCTGTTAAAATTCCACTGACCAATCAGTTGGCCATAACTGCCAATTATCAGCAACGTGATAAACGATGCCTGTGCATACGCACCGACCAGGTAAGCAATCAGCCTCCCACGCGCGATCGCGCTTGCTTTGTCCAGCATCAAATTTTCTCTTGGTAGCATCGGGAAATTTTATCAACCTGTCGCAAAGCGGCCCCGAAAAACAGTTTCCAAATTAAAGGACGGGTTTTACTGCTGTTTGAGGGGCGAATGGGATGCTGTCAGCCAGTTCGCAAGTTTGGCACAGGCACCCGGCTGGGCGATTGCTTCGGCCAGTGTTGTCAATTCCGCCCGCACCGCCTGAAGTTGAGTGGGATTTTCCAACCAATCTAACATCTTATTTGCTAAGAGTTTAGAGCAATCGCGTTCACTGATCACTTCGGGAAAAATTTGCTTGTCTGCCAGCAGATTCACCAGAGTAATGAACCGCACATTCATAATCAACGGCTTTATTTTTTTTGCAAGTCGCTTGATTCGGTAAGTGATGACTGCCGGCGTACGATAATACATCAATTCAAGGCTGACGGAACCAGAAACTGCCAGGCATGCTTGAGAAGCCGCGATGATTTCTGGCGTTTTACCCACATATACGGTTACGGGCAGTGCGGAATTACCAAGGATCCTGGTTGCCATATCCGCCTGAAGGGAATTGTAAGACGCCACTAGAAAGCGAGTTTGTGGCAGTACAGAAAGTATTAACTTTGCAGCACCCAACATATCTTTCAAATTGCGCAGAACTTCCTGATTTCTGGAGCCTGGTAACAGGCCGATCACCGGCCCACCTTTCTGTGCACCCTCAATCCAATGCTGGTCGAGTTGTCGTCTTTTCAATTCATCGAAATATGGATGGCCAATGTACGTGGTGGGCACACCATGTTTCTCCAGCCATTCATGTTCAAATGGCAAACAGGAAAACACATGGTCGCACAGTCGTTTCATTTTTTTGACCCGCCACGATGCCCACGCCCAGATCTGTGGTGGGACAAAAAAGTAAACGGGTATGCCATGCTTTCGAGCACGTTCGGCCAGTTTCCAATGGAAACCAGGATAGTCAATCATGATCAGGGCATTTGGGCGTTGGGTGCGAAAAAAATCCTCCGCTTGATCAAGTAGCCGTTTGAATGTGCGGAGTTGTTTCAGGACCGCACTGATCCCCATTACGGAATGGTTGCTCAGTGGGTAAAGCAATTGGCAGCCTTCGGCGGCCATCGCATCACCACCGAAGCCGGAAATCTGCACATCTGGCTGACAGGTTTTCAGTGCACGGATCAGGTTGGTGGCGTGCATTTCTCCGCTTGGTTCACCAGCACTGATAAAAAAATGCATTGACTCCACCTGAAAAGATAGTCGTAAGTACTTAATTTGTAAGCACTTAGTACTGCTAGAAGAACAATCGTCGGATGTCGTTATACATAGCGAACGCAAACAGCATCAAAATGAGCACCAACCCGATGATCAATGCCCAATCCATAACACGATCCGGGGCTGGTTTGCCACGGATTTTCTCATAAATGAGAAACACCATGTGCCCACCGTCCATCACAGGAATTGGCAGGAAGTTGACGACTGCCAGATTGATGCTGACCAGCCCCAGAAACACCAGAAACTGCCAACGGTCGTATCCAGCAATCTTGTAGGAGATATTCGCAATCGACAGTGGCCCACTGATACTTTTCAGCGAAATCTGGCGGAATACTGTGGCGTAAAGCGTCTGGTAGATATTTTTCAGAGTTCGGATAGTGCGTTTCCCACCCAACTTCAACGCATCCAGATAAGTATCCGCTTTTTTGATTTGCGTATCGTACGCCAACATCAGCCCACGGTCTTCCAGTGGCCAGGATTTGTTTTCTTTACATTCCAGGGGCAGGGTAATAATGTTTTCACCACTTCCATCGGTCCGTTTTACCTTCAATTCCATTGCATCGCTTGGTCGGTTCTGCATCAAACCGAATAGCGCAGCGCCGGAATGCAGATTGAGCGTATCCCAGGAACCCATTTTGAACTGGTCTTTCTTCACCAGTTCGGAAAAACGAACTTCGGTAATGATGTCCCCTTCCCGCAGACCATTTTTTGCTGCAAGTGATTCTGGATCGATTGTGTCTACAGTCAAATCGATGTAGTAAGCCAGCCCCAAACCAGAAATGGCCATGGGTGCATTCCGACCACCGATCGATTCACCATTCGATTCCAGAACTTTGTCCCATTTGGTGGTAAAGGTCATTAATTTGCCAGTTTTTTCATCGCCCGTTGGGCTGCGCAGTACTTCAATTTTAACTTCCAGATTCGTGCTGGTAGCTGCCCACTTTTCTAATTCAAACGACAATTGGAATGGATCATAAAGTACTTCTTCAATCCCCACCTTTTGGTCTTTGCTCTTTTCTTCAACAAAGCGTTTGATCCCACCTTCGTTGGTGGTAACCTGAATAGCTACGAGCCGATCCCCACCAGTGTGGTCCTCGACATTGGCAGTTTTCATCCGACTGTCGCTACCATCATCAGCCTTGGCGGTGGCAGCGGGCCCATTGGCACGAAGTGCTGCCAGTCGCCCCATTTGAAAACGCACACCAGGTATTTCACGTGCATAAGGTACAGCAACTTCAAAATGAAAGCGTTTTCCTTCCCTTTCCACGACAACAATCATCGGTTTGCCGAGCATCAGCTTCTGGCGTCGGGCAAATTCCTCATATACCCTCTTCGTGACACCATCCGGGTCAACGTAAGTGGGGATATCGCTGACTTTCTTTGGGTCGGTGGGATCATAAGAGCATGCCACGATCTGGTCATTCGCCTGAAAGCCATTTCCGTTCTCATCAACGGCTAATCGTCCGGGACGCGGCAATTTCATTAATTCCAGCATCGGCGGTAATTTTCGAGGCATTTTCAACTGATTGGCCGGCCCGATACCAATGGTGGGATAAAGCTCATCAGGTGCACGCGTCGCAACAAGTGTTAATTCCCGCGTTTTCTCATCTCCATCAACGATCAGAGGAATAGCTTCCCCTTTGGAAGAACTCATGATGGTGGGTTTGATGTCATCAAACGAGGGTTTCTCGATGCTGGCAATTTTCTGAATTCGATCACCAGCCCGAATATCTGCTTCCCATGCGGGTGAGCCAACCGAGACATAACCAACAACGGCTGGTGGTTCTTCGACACCATGTTTGTAAGCAATCAGGAAGCAGGTGCATCCCATGATCACGTTCATGATGACGCCCGCAGAAATAATCAGCATTCGCTGGTAGACCGACTTATTCTTAAATGAACGTGGATCTTCTTCAGCGTCTTCAGAGTCGCCGTTTTCGCCTTCACCCACCATTTTGACGAAACCGCCCAATGGGATCCAGCCGATTTTGTAGGTGGTTTCGCCATATTTGAACTGGCAGAACGGCAGCGCCTGCCCAAATCCAATGCTGAAGGTTTCTACGTGAACATCGCACCATTTGGCAGCCAGAAAATGGCCCAATTCGTGGATAAAGATCACCAGCCCCAGCCCCAGTGCTGCCAGACCCAGTTCCAGAACATTCAGTTGCAGGTAATAAATGCCGAATATGACGATCATCAGCATCACCAGCGAACCGTAATTGGTGCTTTTACGCGGTGCCTGCTGACTTACGGTTGAGAGATTGTTATTTTCCGGTTTATCCACCGGGTAGCCTCCAGTCTGGCCCACTGATCAAGAGCAAGAATCTCTTCGAGCGTGGGGTTAGGAATGTAATCGTGGGCATGCAGAACATGTCCACAGAGCAATGCGATATCCAGGTAACTGATTTCCTGCCTGAGAAATCGCTCGACAGCGACTTCATTAGCAGCATTTAAAACTGTTCCAGAAGATCCTTTCTTTCGACATACCTCATAGCCCAATTCTATGGCTGGAAAGGTCGTTGTGTCTGGTTTTTCAAAGCGTAACTGAAACATTTCCTTCCAGTTCATCGTGCGGGCAGGTCCGACGCACCGTTTGGGATAGCAAAGTGCGTACTGAATTGGCAGCCGCATATCTGGTGGGGAGAGTTGGGCCAACACCGAACCATCCAGAAATTCGACAAAGGAGTGAACAATCGACTCAGGATGAATCACCAGTTCAATCTGGTCTGCCTGCAGGTCAAACAACCAGTGCGCTTCAATAATTTCCAGGGCTTTGTTCATCAGGGTGGCGGAATCGATGGTTATCTTCCTGCCCATCTTCCAGGTGGGGTGGTTCAACGCTTCTGCAACGGTAACTTTCGCTAGTTGCTCTGAACTGTGACCCCGAAACGGCCCCCCACTGCCGGTAATAATGATCCGTTTCAGACCTCGCTGTTGGTGCAACGCCTGAAATATCGCACTGTGTTCGCTATCCACCGGCAAGATTTCTGCATCATGACGCTGTGCAGCACCCATTACCAAGTGGCCCGCCACCACCAGACTTTCTTTGTTTGCAAGGCACACCCGTTTCCCAGCCTCCGCCGCAGCAAGCGTGCTGCGCAGGCCAGCAGCACCCACCATCGCGGATACCACGGTATCAACCGTCGTAAGTGCTAA is a genomic window containing:
- the rseP gene encoding RIP metalloprotease RseP, with protein sequence MDKPENNNLSTVSQQAPRKSTNYGSLVMLMIVIFGIYYLQLNVLELGLAALGLGLVIFIHELGHFLAAKWCDVHVETFSIGFGQALPFCQFKYGETTYKIGWIPLGGFVKMVGEGENGDSEDAEEDPRSFKNKSVYQRMLIISAGVIMNVIMGCTCFLIAYKHGVEEPPAVVGYVSVGSPAWEADIRAGDRIQKIASIEKPSFDDIKPTIMSSSKGEAIPLIVDGDEKTRELTLVATRAPDELYPTIGIGPANQLKMPRKLPPMLELMKLPRPGRLAVDENGNGFQANDQIVACSYDPTDPKKVSDIPTYVDPDGVTKRVYEEFARRQKLMLGKPMIVVVEREGKRFHFEVAVPYAREIPGVRFQMGRLAALRANGPAATAKADDGSDSRMKTANVEDHTGGDRLVAIQVTTNEGGIKRFVEEKSKDQKVGIEEVLYDPFQLSFELEKWAATSTNLEVKIEVLRSPTGDEKTGKLMTFTTKWDKVLESNGESIGGRNAPMAISGLGLAYYIDLTVDTIDPESLAAKNGLREGDIITEVRFSELVKKDQFKMGSWDTLNLHSGAALFGLMQNRPSDAMELKVKRTDGSGENIITLPLECKENKSWPLEDRGLMLAYDTQIKKADTYLDALKLGGKRTIRTLKNIYQTLYATVFRQISLKSISGPLSIANISYKIAGYDRWQFLVFLGLVSINLAVVNFLPIPVMDGGHMVFLIYEKIRGKPAPDRVMDWALIIGLVLILMLFAFAMYNDIRRLFF
- a CDS encoding 1-deoxy-D-xylulose-5-phosphate reductoisomerase; translated protein: MNLSHHPRNVAVLGSTGSIGQNTLDVVRFLPEQFRVAGLAANQSWEKLAVQASEFSPNWVFLADSTHHQQLKQALPSGIKLLLSETELLAELALTTVDTVVSAMVGAAGLRSTLAAAEAGKRVCLANKESLVVAGHLVMGAAQRHDAEILPVDSEHSAIFQALHQQRGLKRIIITGSGGPFRGHSSEQLAKVTVAEALNHPTWKMGRKITIDSATLMNKALEIIEAHWLFDLQADQIELVIHPESIVHSFVEFLDGSVLAQLSPPDMRLPIQYALCYPKRCVGPARTMNWKEMFQLRFEKPDTTTFPAIELGYEVCRKKGSSGTVLNAANEVAVERFLRQEISYLDIALLCGHVLHAHDYIPNPTLEEILALDQWARLEATRWINRKITISQP